The Lacipirellula parvula genome window below encodes:
- a CDS encoding cupin domain-containing protein, which produces MSPSLETPTAVPPSARMISRLAPPMPPRDANGGDTSFMNNVPDPLLADKELPTFKFALERSVGKIIGNSEGKEVTVEELPISKGIAGVSMRLEPGAMREMHWHATAAEWAFVVEGRVRTTVIDPQGNSETNDFEPGDIWFFPRGHGHMLECLGNEPCHFVLIFDNGYFSEFGTFSVTDWLGHVPKALLAKNLGVDESQLADYPTSEVYFARGAVPPEVAQAPLHGTQQPPLTHKYRMLAEPPHGVFAGGQEWRVDSTNFPISKTMAGVILDLRPGALRELHWHPTADEWQYVVEGKVSVTLFGSHGRFRTEILEAGDVGYIPQGYGHSIENIGDGDARLLIGFNSGVYASIGISQWLTGNPKDVLATNFSQPADSFDDIPHEEVFVAAETR; this is translated from the coding sequence ATGTCGCCCAGCCTGGAAACGCCGACCGCCGTCCCGCCGTCCGCTCGCATGATCAGTCGCTTGGCCCCGCCAATGCCGCCCCGCGACGCCAACGGCGGCGATACGAGCTTCATGAACAACGTCCCCGATCCGCTCCTCGCCGACAAGGAACTCCCGACGTTCAAGTTCGCCCTCGAACGTTCCGTCGGCAAGATCATCGGCAACAGCGAGGGTAAAGAAGTCACCGTCGAAGAGCTGCCAATCTCCAAAGGCATCGCCGGCGTCTCGATGCGGCTTGAACCAGGCGCCATGCGCGAGATGCACTGGCACGCGACCGCCGCCGAGTGGGCCTTCGTCGTCGAAGGCCGCGTCCGCACCACGGTGATCGATCCGCAGGGCAATTCCGAAACGAACGATTTTGAACCGGGCGATATCTGGTTCTTCCCCCGCGGCCATGGGCACATGCTCGAATGCCTCGGCAACGAGCCGTGCCACTTCGTGTTGATCTTCGACAACGGCTACTTCTCGGAGTTCGGCACCTTCAGCGTCACCGACTGGCTCGGCCACGTGCCGAAGGCGCTCTTGGCCAAGAACCTTGGCGTCGACGAGTCGCAGTTGGCCGATTACCCCACGAGCGAGGTTTACTTCGCCCGCGGCGCCGTGCCGCCGGAGGTCGCGCAAGCCCCGCTGCATGGCACGCAACAACCGCCGCTCACGCACAAGTATCGCATGCTCGCCGAACCGCCGCACGGCGTCTTCGCCGGCGGGCAAGAATGGCGCGTCGATTCGACGAACTTTCCCATCTCGAAGACTATGGCCGGCGTCATCCTCGACCTGCGGCCCGGCGCCTTGCGAGAACTTCACTGGCACCCCACTGCCGACGAATGGCAATATGTCGTCGAAGGCAAGGTGAGTGTTACGCTGTTCGGCTCGCACGGTCGCTTCCGCACGGAGATTCTCGAAGCGGGCGACGTCGGCTACATCCCGCAAGGCTACGGCCACTCGATCGAAAACATCGGCGACGGCGACGCCCGCTTGCTGATCGGTTTCAATAGCGGCGTTTACGCTTCGATCGGCATCTCGCAATGGCTCACAGGCAATCCGAAGGATGTGCTCGCGACGAATTTCAGCCAACCGGCCGATTCGTTCGACGACATCCCGCATGAAGAGGTCTTCGTCGCGGCAGAGACGCGGTAG